GCCGGATCAGGCGGCGCGACAAGAAGAACATTTCGAGCGGCGTCGCGCATATCAACGCCAGCTTCAACAACACCATGATCACCATCACCGACGCGCAGGGCAATGCGATCAGCTGGTCCAGCGCCGGCATGATGGGTTTCAAGGGCAGCCGCAAGTCGACGCCCTATGCCGCCCAGGTCGCTGCCGACGACGCGGGTAAGAAAGCCGCCGAGCACGGCGTGCGCACGCTGGAAGTCGAAGTGAAGGGCCCCGGATCGGGCCGCGAGAGCGCGCTGCGCGGTCTCGCCGCGGTCGGCTTCACGATCACTTCGATCCGCGACGTCACCCCGATCCCGCACAACGGGGTGAGGCCGTCGAAGCGTCGCCGCGTCTGATCCGTACCTGCCCGGCGGCCTGGCGCACGACGCGAGGCCGCCGACCCTGACGGACCGGACGCGCCCACCAGCGCAGCCGGTCCCGCCCGTATTCGAACCCTAGGGGAAATCCATGGCCGTCAACACCAAGAACTGGCAGGAACTCAAGAAGCCCAACAGCCTCGAAATCAAGGCCGTCGGCGACAAATCGCGCAAGGCCACTTTCGTCGCGGAACCCCTGGAGCGCGGCTTCGGCCTGACGCTCGGCAACGCGCTGCGCCGCGTGCTTCTCTCCAGCCTCCAGGGCGCGGCGATCACCTCGATCAAGATCGAGAACGTGCTGCACGAGTTCTCCTCGCTCGCCGGCGTGCGCGAGGACGTGACCGACATCGTGCTCAACGTCAAGCAGATCGCGCTCAAGATGGAAGGCGAAGGCCCCAAGCGGCTGCAGCTGAGCAAGACCGGCCCGGGCGAAGTCACCGCCGGCGATATCGCCGTGTCGGGCGATATCGAGGTGATGAACAAGGATCTGGTGATCTGCCATCTCGACGAAGGCGCGACGCTGAGCATGGAGCTGACCGCCGACACCGGCAAGGGCTATGTCCCCGCGGTGCAGAACCGTCCGGCCGATGCGCCGATCGGCCTGATCCCGGTCGACTCGCTCTATTCGCCGGTTCGCCAGGTCAGCTACAAGGTCGAGGCCGCCCGTGTCGGGCAGGAGCTCGACTTCGACAAGCTGAACCTCACGGTCGAAACCGACGGCACCGTCACCCCGGAAGATGCCGTGGCCTATGCCGCGCGCATCCTGCAGGACCAGCTGACGCTGTTCGTCCACTTCGAGGAAGGCATTCCGCAGCCGAGCTCGACCATGATCGGGCAGGCGGCGCAGCCGGAAGAAAGCGACGCCAACCAGCTCAACCGTTACCTGCTCAAGAAGGTCGACGAGCTCGAGCTGTCGGTGCGTTCGGCCAATTGCCTCAAGAACGACAACATCATCTATATCGGCGACCTGGTCCAGAAGACCGAGGCCGAGATGCTCCGCACGCCGAACTTCGGCCGCAAGTCGCTGAACGAGATCAAGGAAGTGCTCTCGTCGATGGGTCTGCGCCTCGGCATGGACATCCCCGGCTGGCCGCCGGAGAACATCGAGGAAATGGCCAAGAAGCTCGAACAGGAACTGCTTGGCTGATGAATAGCGTGAGCCCCGGCGAAGGCCGGGGCCTCGGGCCACTGGCGCTTCGCCTGCTGCCTGAGGTCCCCGCCTTCGCGGGGACACGCGACCCGAGGGCAAACGGCCGACCCGCAATTCGGCCAGGACCGGGCTACCTCATACGGGCCCCTTACGAACGGAGTAACGAGAAATGCGTCACAAGATTTCCGGCCGCAAGCTGCAGCGCAAGACCGGGCACCGCAAGGCCCTGTTCCGCAACATGGCGGCGGCGCTGATCAAGCACGAGCAGATCCTGACCACGGCCCCCAAGGCCAAGGAACTGCGCCCCTATGTCGAAAAGCTGATCACGCTGGCCAAGCGCGGCGGCCTCAGCAATCGCCGCCTGGCGATGAGCCGCCTGGGCGACGAGACGCAGCTCAGGAAGCTGTTCGACGTTCTCGCCGAACGCTATGCCGACCGCGAGGGCGGCTATACCCGCGTGATCAAGGCCGGCTATCGCGAAAGCGACGCGGCGCAGATGGCGGTGATCGAACTGGTCGACCGCGATGTCGAGGCGAAGGGCCAGGATTCGGGCCCCGTCACGAGCGACGAGGACGATCTCGAAGACGCCTGAGGCAAAAGGTGAGTCCCCGCGAAGGCGGGGACCTCGTGCAACAAGCGCTTCTCGAATTGCCTGAGGTCCCCGCCTGCGCGGGGACTCGCGCGAAGGGCCGCGGGGGAAACTCTGCGGCCCTTTCGTTTGACTGCGCGCAAACGCGTGGCACAAGACGGCGCATGATCCGCCATATCCTCGCCGCAGCCGCGCTTCTCGCCCCCATACCCGCACTCGCGCAGAGCCAGCAGGAGGCGCTCGACGCCCGCTACGACCGCGCGCTGGCCGCCGGGTACAAGGCGCTGTTCCTGTGCAGCGCCATCGCCAATGCGGAGCGCGCGGGGGCGGAGCGGACGCCCGAAAGCGTGACGGAATGGGAACTGGCGGGCATTCAGGCCCCGCTCGATACGATCGTGCCCGATCTGCCATTCGAAGTCGTTCGGGGCCAGGGGGACGGGCAGGTCAGCCACGTCAGGGTCGCGTGGGCCGACGACATGCCCCCGCGCATCGCCGATCACGATTCGCAGCGAGGCTGCCACCTGCTGCCGATCGGGGGCGGGCTACCGCCGATCGACACCGTGCGAACGGCCGAGCCGGCCCCGTCCGCGCCGCTCGTCGCGCCGCCAGGCACGGCTCTGGCGCGGGCGATGCGGGCAGGCTTTTCGCCGCAGTACGGCGAAGGAACGCGCACGACGGCGGTGCTGGTGCGCCGCGACGGCGAAACCCTGGGCGAAATCTATGCCGACGGATTCGGTCCCGACGTGCCGCAGCGCACCTGGTCGGTGGCGAAAAGCATCGCGGCGACTCTCGTCGGTGCCGCCGTCCAGCGCGGAGATGTGGACACGGCGCAACCGGCCGGGCTGGGCCAGGGGCCGGCCGACGCGCGTTCGCGGATCACGATCGATCACCTGCTGCGCATGGCCTCGGGCCGCTATTCCGACACCGCGGGCAATCGCACCGATCCGGTCTATTTCGGCGGCGCGAGCGTCGACGAGCGCGCCGCAACCTGGCCGCTGATCCATCCCCCCGGCACCGTCTATCGCTATGCCAACAACGACACGCTGATGGCGATCAAGGCGATCGAGGGCACGTTCGAACAGAACCCGCCCGAAGCGTTCTTCGCCCGTCTCGGCATGACGGACACGGTGGCGGAGCGCGACTGGCAGGGGAATTACATCCTTTCCAGCCAGGTCTGGTCGACCGCGCGCGATCTCGCCACGCTCGGGCAGCTCTATCTGGACGACGGGATGTGGAACGGCGAGCGCGTGCTGCCCGAAGGCTGGGCGCGCTATGTCTCCAGCCCGAGCGGCCCGCAGCCCGATGGGCCGTTCGGCTATGGCGCCGGCTTCTGGCTGTTCAACGACAGCGACGGCGTGCCGCCCGACACTTACGCCGCGATGGGCAACCGAGGGCAGTTCGTGGTCATCGTGCCCAGTCGGGACGTGGTGATCGTCCGCCGCGGGGAGGATCCGGCGGGGACGCGCTTCGACATCGCGGCGTTCACCCGCGACGTGCTCGCGGCGACGGCGGATTAGCCGGTCCGTTTCGATTGCAAACGGGCGCGTGACGGTTACATCGGCAACCATCGAACAGGCTCTTCGGGAGATCACAATGCGCCTCCGTTCCGCCGCGCTTGCGGCATCTGCACTCACGCTTGCCATCGCCGCCCCGCTTTCCGCTCAAGAGGTTCCCTTGCCCGAATACCCCGAGACCCGCACCGGCGAGGTGGTCGAAACGCTGTTCGGCGAAGAGATCGCCGATCCTTATCGCTGGCTGGAGGCGGACGTGCGCAACGATGCGCAAGTCGCCGCCTGGGTAAAGACGCAGAGCGAATTTACCGACGCCTATCTCAAGGCCCTGCCTGCGAACGAGTGGTTCAAACAGCGGATCGGCGCGCTGCTGGATTACGAGCGCTTTGGCATCCCGCAGAAGGCGGGCGAATACTATTTCTACACCCGTAACAGCGGCTTGCAGAACCAGAGCCCGCTTTACGTTCGCCACGGCCTCGATGCCGAGCCGCGCCTGCTGATCGATCCCAATACCTGGGCGGACGACGGCGCGACCGCGCTCGCCGGGTGGGAGCCTTCCGAAGACGGCACGCGGCTGGCCTATGCCGTGCAGGACGGCGGGACCGACTGGCGCATCATCCGCGTGCTCGACGTCGAGACGGGCGAGCCGCTGGAGGACGAGATCCGCTGGGCCAAGTTCACCGGCATTTCATGGCTGGGCAACAAGGGCTTCTTCTATTCGCGCTTCCCGGAGCCGGAGGAAGGGCAGGATTTCCAGGCGCTCAATTACAACCAGGCGGTCTGGTATCACGAGCTGGGCACGCCGCAGTCGCAGGATCGCATGGTCTTCGCGACGCCCGACCACCCCGAGCGCGGCCACGGCCTCGG
The sequence above is a segment of the Pelagerythrobacter marensis genome. Coding sequences within it:
- a CDS encoding DNA-directed RNA polymerase subunit alpha, whose protein sequence is MAVNTKNWQELKKPNSLEIKAVGDKSRKATFVAEPLERGFGLTLGNALRRVLLSSLQGAAITSIKIENVLHEFSSLAGVREDVTDIVLNVKQIALKMEGEGPKRLQLSKTGPGEVTAGDIAVSGDIEVMNKDLVICHLDEGATLSMELTADTGKGYVPAVQNRPADAPIGLIPVDSLYSPVRQVSYKVEAARVGQELDFDKLNLTVETDGTVTPEDAVAYAARILQDQLTLFVHFEEGIPQPSSTMIGQAAQPEESDANQLNRYLLKKVDELELSVRSANCLKNDNIIYIGDLVQKTEAEMLRTPNFGRKSLNEIKEVLSSMGLRLGMDIPGWPPENIEEMAKKLEQELLG
- the rpsK gene encoding 30S ribosomal protein S11, with the protein product MAREPGRIRRRDKKNISSGVAHINASFNNTMITITDAQGNAISWSSAGMMGFKGSRKSTPYAAQVAADDAGKKAAEHGVRTLEVEVKGPGSGRESALRGLAAVGFTITSIRDVTPIPHNGVRPSKRRRV
- the rplQ gene encoding 50S ribosomal protein L17 — its product is MRHKISGRKLQRKTGHRKALFRNMAAALIKHEQILTTAPKAKELRPYVEKLITLAKRGGLSNRRLAMSRLGDETQLRKLFDVLAERYADREGGYTRVIKAGYRESDAAQMAVIELVDRDVEAKGQDSGPVTSDEDDLEDA
- a CDS encoding serine hydrolase; the encoded protein is MIRHILAAAALLAPIPALAQSQQEALDARYDRALAAGYKALFLCSAIANAERAGAERTPESVTEWELAGIQAPLDTIVPDLPFEVVRGQGDGQVSHVRVAWADDMPPRIADHDSQRGCHLLPIGGGLPPIDTVRTAEPAPSAPLVAPPGTALARAMRAGFSPQYGEGTRTTAVLVRRDGETLGEIYADGFGPDVPQRTWSVAKSIAATLVGAAVQRGDVDTAQPAGLGQGPADARSRITIDHLLRMASGRYSDTAGNRTDPVYFGGASVDERAATWPLIHPPGTVYRYANNDTLMAIKAIEGTFEQNPPEAFFARLGMTDTVAERDWQGNYILSSQVWSTARDLATLGQLYLDDGMWNGERVLPEGWARYVSSPSGPQPDGPFGYGAGFWLFNDSDGVPPDTYAAMGNRGQFVVIVPSRDVVIVRRGEDPAGTRFDIAAFTRDVLAATAD